In Narcine bancroftii isolate sNarBan1 chromosome 5 unlocalized genomic scaffold, sNarBan1.hap1 SUPER_5_unloc_1, whole genome shotgun sequence, the genomic stretch aggaaaaacccaacacccaaccccaaccaaccaattttcctttgcaaccgctgcaatcgtgtctgcctgtcccacatcggacttgtcagccacaaacgagcctgcagctgacgtggactttttaccccctccataaatcttcgtccgcgaagccaagccaaagataatttttgataaaatgaataaaactgatcattaatttcctgaggttcatAGGTAAGTGTTGAGTTATTTTCACAGCATAGTTTGTGATGTCTGCTCTTTATTGAATTGCAATGTTAATTCCTTATGAGCTCGCTCACCAAtgcataataacgttgcttagactGATAAGTCTGTAAAGTATTaaatgtaatttcaacttcattaaagcagctgttttttttaatcttttatagcatctttctggaattccttttgcaattcaacaatttttttctctaatGACGAGCTTTCCGTCATATATTGCTTTTCAACTTTCAtagtgtaactaataatttgccctcgtaaatatgctttcaaaggatcccacaatacaaaattactacaGACTGAATTGATAtcctcagccaaaaacaaagtaatttgCTCCTTAACAAAGTAATAAAGTCcggtttcttcaatagcattgtattgaatctccatctataagacgatTGTACGACTTCTGAAActacacaggaaaaaaataacatagaatgatctgatataatccGACTTTTAGACTATAGCTTTAATACTCTGCCTTGCAGTTGTGCCGAAaccagaaaaaaatctattctcgaAAAGAAATCATGtccagaagaataaaaagaaaagtctttttctgtAGGATTTAATCTCCTCCACACAGCAACCAATTCCAAATCCTTCATCAGAGCTCCTATTTGAATGACAACCTTtgacttccttatacttttcagagatctgtccaacaaaggatccaaaactcaattaaaatctcccccgacCATAAGATTATTATGAgcctgattaagcaataaaaAAAGCCTCTGACATAAACCATTCATCaactacattaggtgcataaatatttaataaagtcCATGATTCTGCCAAAAATTTGCAATTAACCATTAAAACCATCCCAGCATTTCATTCAAATGATTCTATTTCAaacagtaatttcttatgaattaaaatcactacacccttcactttagaattaaaggaagaagaaaatacatggccaacccactctctctttagtttaaaatgttcttttttaCTCAAGTGTGTTTCttgaaaaaagcaatatcaactcgtTTaagcttaattggattattcaaagcctgaacattaaaagttgcaaaattcaaattagatatttcttaatctaataatatatatGCTCctcttctaattcccttaatattctaactccctatataaaaattccaaaaaaagaaaaaaaaacaatccccaaacaaactactaaaaaagaagtagccccctaaaaatctgggtgtggtgaaacctactagtggcagatgactaaaggtctcagtgtcatccacaaccacccccccccacccagtcagactttcacaaattcctgaaacaaaaataatcaacccaatgattccagtcccaatggtTTTTCTGGAGCTTCGATATCAAGTCGACTTTGTGCCAAttcaattttctttccattctttccatgtttcccattcttcccatttttaccctcctcttaggtgaaAATGATGACGATCGTCCATTTCCtcataaatctggcaatgaattggcaaaaagtaatgcatcatgatcattttcaaagaattgagatcgaacgttcccataaaaaactttcagcaCGGATggataacgaaaggcaaatttatatccctctcaccacaatacttctttagctgagttATATTCTCgatgccttctaataatttctgaaCTCAAATCTCCATTAAAAAAACATCCTATTGTTCTGGACCATTATTCCAACCTGATTCTGCCGTGCTTTCTACACCGCCATTCGCAacatcatttctctgtcctgatatttcaaacaacgaatcaaaattgcatgtggtggttggcctggaaatggtttcttccttagtgctctatgtgctcgatctaactccagaccatcgagaaaaaattccttgcccatCACCTCAGGAATCCTTATCTTAAAAACTTTATCGGATCAGAACCTTCtttatcttctggaagacctactattttacATCATTTCTTCGACTCTGATTTTCTAATACACTGCCTGGCAGTTCGGGAGcacgcagtgtagcgtcggaagatgCACGTGTACAGTCAGTGACTTTGCTGGGCATGCGCGGTGGGTCACGGGTCTGGGAATTACTGAACAATGCGTGGGCTGTGTGGGAGCCCAAACAGCAGTGCCTGATGCATTCAGCATGCTGTAAACGGGCTTCCAAACCCGCAGCTGTACTGGAAGATGACCTATGATGTTAGAGAAGGAAGAAAGATCAACGTTACAGGAAGAAGTGGGGACTGACACCAGAGAAAGTAGGCCTcgaagggaggtgatggaacctggactggattctgtgttcacaatttcggaagggattgctcatcaaatggaaaatttgTCAATACAGATGTCTACACAGATGActgaaggatttatggaagtggaAAGTAAAATGAATACTATATGTGAAGAAATGACttgtatgaagcaagatattaatgtagttaaaggTGATGCTAGTCGATgaataaaatcagtggacactgtacaagataactttaaaaagattttattagaccatcttaattttataaatgCGTTTACATGCTTTATAATTCCCCTCCAATACtggtagacaatagacaatagacaatagacattaggagctggagtaggccatttggcccgtcaggccagcaccgccattttagatcatggctgatcattaccatcagtacccctttccagccttatccccataacccttaactccgttacccacaagagtcttatctaactctcttttgaacatagtcagcgaatccacctctaccaccctctgtggcagagcattccacagattcacacttctctgggtaaaaaaatgctttttcatctctgtcctaaagggcctaccctgtattcttaaactatgccctctagtcctcgtctcccccatcattgggaacaagtaatcagacttcaccttgtctatccccctgatgattttgtatacctcaatcatgtcccccctcatccttctaaactccaatgaatacaagtccagtttttctagccttgctgcatatgacaaccctaccatccctggaactaaccttgtaaatctgtgctgcacaccctctatagctagtatgtccttcctcaagtttggagaccagaactggacgcaatactccaggtggggtctcaccagggccctgtataactgcagaagggtgtctctgttcctatactccaatcccctctttatgaaagccaacattccatttaccttcttcacagctttctgaacctgcatctgaaccttcagtgaccggtgaacaagtacacccagatccatttgcacttccccactccctagcttgtctccatttacataatactcagctttcctattacttcccccaaaatgaataacctcacatttgttcacattgaaattcatcttccatttagccgcccactcctccagcctgtccaagtccctctgcattttccttacatcctcctcacaccccacaccgccacccagtttagtgtcatctgcaaatttgctcatgttattgaTAATCCCCTcacccaaatcattaacataaattacaaacaactgaggacccaacaccgatccctgaggcactccactcgtcacatcctgccattctgaaaaagacccatttactccaaccctttgtttcctatttcttaaccaatttcctatccatgtcagcaccttacctccaataccatgctccctgatcttgcccactagactcccgtgcggtaccttatcaaaggtcttctggaagtccaaatacaccacatccactggctctcccgagtccaccctctttgtcacatcctcaaaaaattctagaaggttagtcaagcatgacttacccttgaggaatccatgctgactagcccttatactattattactgactaagtgttctgctatttctccttttatgatagactccaatatcttccccaccactgatgtcaggctaaccggtctataatttcccattttctccctccctcctttcttaaaaagcggcaccacatcagccactctccaatcctcagggacctccccggaatctatggaactttggaaaatgtcgaccagtgcctccacaatttccatagccacctcttgaagcaccctaggatgcagcccatcaggccctggggatttatcagccctcagtcccaacaatttactcataacctcctgcttctggatctggatatccattagatcccctacctccccagtaaagttccccaagtctcttggtaccgcatgatcactaccccctaactgactataacctatatcctccttggtgaagacagttgcaaagtatttgttaaattcctctgccatctccttgtttccggtaataatttcacccttgcccattttcaaagggccaattttagaccgaaccaatttcttcctcttcacatacttaaaaaagcttttgctatcctccgcaatattatctgctaatttcctctcgtacttcattttcccatctcttatggctttcttagttaccctctgatgttctttgaaggtttcccaatcctctaatttcccactctgcTTCACTATCTTATAATTATTCCcgttggacttgataatgcacttgatttccttagttagccagggctgccatttgcatctcctagagcctttcctccactttggaataaatttgtcctgaatcctgtgaaaaatgtccataaaaacctgccatttttccccagttgtcctcccagctagtgtatcttcccattttattttggatagctcctccctcatagctgcaaaattccctttatttaactgaagtacagatgcttccgacttcctttccatttccctttctaattgcagcttaaaagtaaccataccatggtcactattccctaatggctctcctacatcaaggtcacttattaagtctgcgtcgctgcacagcacccagtccagaatcgacttccccctggtaggttcctccactagctgttccaagaaagtatctcgtagacattctataaactcgctctcttgtgttcctgcccccgtctgattatcccagtccaccttcatgttgaagtcccccataactaccgtattgctaccactttgacatgccactcttaattcctgatttatactactaccgatatctgagctacttttcggaggcctgaaaatgacccccattatattcctcttgcccttgcaatttcttaattcaatccaaacagactctacctcacctgtttcaatgtccttcctttcaaacgcctgaatctcatttcttaccaacagagctaccccacctcctcttcttaactttctgtcctttctaaaggacgtgtaccctggaacatttatttcccaatcctgcccttcctgcagccatgtctccgttattccgacaatgtcataacctcccatcgccatttgcgcctcaagctcatccattttattccttacactccttgcattcatacacaataccttgatgccatacctcctttctccctccaccttggttcttggtgcattcgttcttattctcctatcacttttagctcccttattccttattgtttcaccgtctatcggaaccacccctatattctctctcctatctacttccctatcagtcctgttcccttccccctgccaaattagtttaaatcagctccgacagctttattaaacctaactgccagtatattggcccccttcgcattcaggtgtaaaccatccctcatgtataggtcccgtcttccccagaagagatcccaatggtcaatgaacctgaatccctgcactctgcaccattccctcagccacacatttaacctcttgattttattattcttgcccccaccctcgcacagtacaggaagcagccccgagattacaatcctggaggtcctgcttctcaacctccttccgagctcacggtagtctctcttcaggatctcctccttcaatctatctacgtcatttgtgcccacgtgtatcaggacctctggccggtctccttccccccccaggatactctgaaccctatccgagacgtcacgtaccctggctcctgggaggcaacacaccatacgggaacacttgtcaggttcgcagaatcttctgtccgttcccctaacgatggagtccccaatgaccaccttgttccccttcttctccttccgtaccactgtctcctttgacgctacctctggcaggttatcttcccctacttcatccaatactgtatattcgttgctaagatctgtagccactggggtgctctccacagagctagcaacttttgccccactcctgacagtagtccactttcctgacccccccaatccaggggtaagcacttccctgagtgttgaattaataaattcctcgctctctctgattagcctcagatcatctagctgcatctccgtttctttaatttttttcctaaatgcttgtgtctcattacatcccctgcaggtatATCCTATGGAAATGTTTATAGTCTTGTCACCAACCTCCTCACACTCTCTGGTGAGCCTAAGGTCATCTAGTTGGAGCTCCAGTACCTCAACTCGGCCCCGAAGGAACCCCACCTCCttgcacctggcacagatatggtcttttgggagggtggaggtcacccatggctCCCACACATGGCAACTTGAGCATAGCACCAACCCCATGGACATGGCTCAGCCTTTTAATGGTAGGGTACTCACAATGCACTTTACCTAGGAAGGTCTTTCTctacgcctgctttcgccgaagcctgatgagccaaagcctggaagtcccactccttcgctgggccactcacgcGCTGGGCCTCTTATTTATCTGCCTTTTACCCAATTAACCCCGACATGCTCACCTGCACAGCCtcccgaccaatggccgcctccaacgccgactcctcccctcaggccctggtaagagacattttaaaaaaagttttcctacctgcccccgactcttttcttttctgtcttctgtcttctgtcctctcctctcctgACTGCTAGGCCCTGTCCCCGGTAAAAGCCTTTTTAAAACGCCTTACCTTCCCGACACGCTCACCTGCACGGCCTCCCGAGCAATGGCCGCCTCCAACGCCGACTCTTCCCCTCaggccctggtaagagacttttttttaaagttttcctacctgcccccgactcttttcttttctgtcttctgtcttctgtcctctcctctcccgaCTGCTAGGCCCTGTCCCCAGTAAAACCCTTTTTAAAACTCCTTACCTTCCCGACACGCTCACCTGCACGGCCTCCCGAACAAAgagtatttcactcttatcccagtttacCTTGTACCCAGATAACACACTAAATTGAactaaacattcttgtaaatacttcaaagattgttctggacgtgtcaaataaatcaatacatcagcagcaaataaattaatcttatatttatCATCCCAATAACAGCTCAGCCAACATACAGCCAGCTGACCAGACGTCTGCAAGAGAGGGAAGGCCTGGTGTCAATGTCACAGGGTGCCAAGGGACGTGACAGACGGTGGAGTCGAAGTGTGGGGACTGTCCCATCGAACaacctggggtcagtcacagggtgaatctccctctgcaccatcacaTCACACACTCTCAGGGTCCAAAAGTAAAGCTttctccgcaccgtcccatcacacactcccagtgtcagacacagagtaatgCTCCCACCACatcattccatcacacactcccagcatcAGACACAGTGAAGCTCACTCCATGGCAACATATGACACACTCTCCGGATCAGACTGAAGGGAACATGGGGGAAGTTGCAAAAATAGTCTGGAACATGAGGTGAAGTGTGCAATCTGTCAGGGACACCAGGGAAGGTGCataaatagtggggaacagaggtgaagGTGTATAAATAGTCAGGAACATGGGGGATGGTATGTAAATATTTGGGAACATGCGGCATCTGGCACGACACCCTCCCTGGCAGTTCTCACCTTCCTTAATCCTTGCACCTCACCCTCCCTTGGCCTGGTAcctctcattccctctccctggtaCTTCATACCCACCCTTTCTCTGGCACCACTCCCCTCATCCTCTGGCACATCTCTCACCCCTCTCTATGTCACATCTCTCCCTCGGATAACTGCCTCAATCTATCTCTTCCCACCTTGGATGAAGCTTTCTCACTTTTACATGAGAatactcaaccccccccccccccccctaccaccccaccattTGGGACATCGCCATCTCAGTCATCGTGGGACACTCTCTCCATCTCAATCTCTACGCATCTCAATCTCAGCCACCCCAACCCGTGATATCAACCCTCCCTCTCTGTGCTGGACAGTTCTGCCTTTTTGCCTGAAGTGACAGGGAACCTTCCTACAGTCGACTTATTATTCACCGATATTTGAGATGTAGTCTATAGCTCTAAAGATGAGCTCTGGTGCTCGATAATACTGGGGCCAAGCAAACCTTTGAGGTGGAAAGCAGGGGTGGATCAACCGAAAATAGCACTCATGGCAGTGGTGGACAACTTCTTGCAAGAGCAGGACTTGGTGGCGGCCATGATTTCTGTAGAGAACGAGAGGATAGACTGAGCGTATGTGTTCTTCGTACCTTTGATAatgctcccccccacccatccagtgCCAGCACATTCACACCCCCAGCCCCCACAGTCAAACCAttgggattccatgcctgggggtcgatgagggatGAAACGTTCCATGAAGGGATCAATTGTCTTAAGAATTTGGGGACGTCCTTGAGACACGCCAAGAGTCatagcctccagtcagagagccaGTCATCCACAACTAccctctggtttctcccacaaaTCCAATGCTGAAACCAGTGTAGGCATCACCATAAATActgagcaactgaaccttcctccCATGTGGGAACCTCTTAAAtcctttactaaagtccatgtggacaacagtCTTTTTTTCATCAAtgttcctagtaacctcctcgatAAGATTTGTAAAAATACGACCTACTGGTACAAAGCTGTGTTGGCTGGCCCTTATTTGTCCCTAACTCTCAAAATACttctatatccaatctcttagagcaccttcTAATGACTTGTCTACTCCTGATattaggctcaccggcctatcatttcctaggttatttttggagccttttttaaacaatgggacaagaTGAGCTCCCCTTCAATCCTCcgacacctcacctgtggctaaggatgtTATCATATATATCTGACAGGGCGCTTGCAAtttctccactagcctccctcaaattCCAAGGGAaatggggatttatctacctttattcactttaagacaacaagcacctcctcctctttatctCGGTTCCCTGACCTCACTGCTTATATGCCTCGCTcccctagactctgtgccagtttcctgagtaaaacgAGCTTTAAGAAAAAGttataagatctcccccatctcttgtaGCTTCATGCATAAATGATCACTCTGATctacaagaggaccaattttgtccctccaGATTTCCCTATTAATTTGGTCCTGCATTTTCTAATCCTCCTCAAGATCCTTATTTGCTCTTTGTTGCCTGTACCTGCTGTACACCACTCTCTTCTTTGGGAAATcgaggttccctctgcctgctaactttgcctttaatcctcacaTGCAAACCTTGTGTTTCCACTTTGAAAGCCTCCCACTTACTGAACATGTTTGCCTGAGAACAACCTGTTCCAATCaatgctttctagatcctttctcaattcctcaaaattgccctttctccaatttagaatttcagccCGAAGACCAGaccaatccttctccataataaacttgaaacaaatggcattatcataactggacccaaaatattcccctccaTATACTTCTTTCCCCTGTCTTGTCTTGTTTGACAATAGGTGATCCACTACAGCACTCTCTatggttggtacctctatatgtcaatttaaaaaactttcctggacacaGTTGACAGACTCCAAGCCatcagtcccagtcaatatgtggaaagttaaaatctactattCCAACctgatgtttcctgcagctgtctgctattttctccagatttgctcctctaattctcatttACTGaagggcagtctataatacaagcccATGAGTGTGATTATCCCTTTCCCGTTCAACAGCTCCACCCATAGACCCTCAATAGACAAGCCCGagggtctgtcctgtctgagcactgctATAATATTTTACCTGATGAGCaacgccactcctccccctttcattcctctcCCTCCATCACATTGGAAACCACTGAAACGTCGTGCTGCCAGTactgggcttcctcccaccaagGGCTACAGTTTCaaaattccacgtgccaatccatgctctaaacatctgcctttctgacaatacccctttcattgaaatagatacacccGAGAACATTTACACCAGATACAACACAGTCCAGacatcaccttttccctcctccactcccctatctgcTCTGTCACTCTGGTTCCAATCTCCTTGCAAATCGAGATTAAACaccacccatcccccaccccaccagagcAACACTAGCAAACATTCCTGCAAGAATAATTATCTCCCTCTTGTTCAGATTAACCGTCCATCAGAACAGGTTCCAACCTCCCTGGAAGACACCGTCAAATTTGAAACTGGGTTTAGTGGCACCATTAATAGCCCCGGGAGGGCTAACTAGGCCAGTCCGGTCACACTGTGTCTTGGTGCAGGATTGCCCACCaagaggtggcacggttagtgttgcGGTTAATGCAATGGAgtgacagtgccagcgaccggggtttgaatctggcactgtctcaactgctccactttcctcccacccttcaaaacacatcaggggtgtaggtcaattgggtgtaattgggtcacAGTGGTTTATTTGATGAAAGGACCTGtgtccatgctgcatgtctaaatttaaatttcaggctGTCCCATTTCTGAAAAACTGCTCTTCCCCATCACCTTGAATCTTTTGccctgcaagatcttcttgatggaaATCAGCTCTCCACCGTCCACCATCCTGGCCTGGTACACCACACTAAAAGACCCATTGCTGATAATTTTAACACCTACGTAGGGCACCTCCTTGGGGCCATCGGGTCCACGATCCAGTGTGGCCACCACTGTTGTGGCCTTATTGCTATCTCCTGTGGGGCAGAAGAAGCAGCATTTACACCTCcagagagtacagaacaggccctttgtccaAGGTGGTCTCTGTCcttccctctaactcccttccaaacatcacctaaatgtcagaattcaTCCTCTGGTGGTTTGTTCCAGTCTCTTTATTTTCCAAAATTTTATTGAAGAATtttacaaaaacaaaaaaaatctaaaactaaCCCCTACGACGGCCTTTCTCATCCGTCCCCTCTACACCCACCCCCTTCAACCCTCCCCACTTCGGAtcttatttgttttaaaaacacaGTAATACTGATTAAGACAGGTTACTGTATGGTGTGCCATGTTTTACATCTTCCATCACTAatcaaacttttctttctttggcttgacttcgcagacgaagatttatggaggagtaaaatgtccacgtcagttgcaggctcatttgtggctgaaaagtccgatgcgggacaggcagacacggttgcagcggttgcaggggaaaattggttggttggggttgggtgttgggtttttcctcctttgtcttttgtcagtgaggtgggctctgcggtcttcttcaaaggaggttgctgcccgccgaactgtgaggcgccaagatccacggtttgaggcgagatcagcccactggcagtggtcaatgtggcaggcaccaagagatttctttaggcagtccttgtacctcttctttggtgcacctctgtcacggtagccagtggagagctcaccatataacacgatattgggaaggcgatggtc encodes the following:
- the LOC138750091 gene encoding glycogen synthase kinase-3 beta-like isoform X2, whose protein sequence is MRPAPMGDSNKATTVVATLDRGPDGPKEVPYVGVKIISNGSFSVVYQARMVDGGELISIKKILQGKRFKVMGKSSFSEMGQPEI